The following coding sequences are from one Bradyrhizobium sp. WSM471 window:
- a CDS encoding TSUP family transporter, translating to MTPIMIAALGLLMVGTAFLSGLFGMAGGLILIGVLLALMPLPTAMVLHAITQMASNGWRAFLWRAHIRWRPVANYMAGAAVALAAWSLTRYVPDKPVALLLLGITPFMARLLPANIKPDPDRLWQGTVYGTICMGLMLMTGVSGPLLDTFFLGGDFGRREKVATKAMCQLVSHFIKLIYFGGVIDQAATLDPVIAAVAIAASMLGTTLARRILEAMTDQQFVAWSMKLITTIACYYIAYGSWLLVRTPVLAAFDKGGLQ from the coding sequence GTGACGCCCATCATGATCGCTGCCCTTGGATTGCTGATGGTCGGCACCGCGTTCCTGTCGGGGCTGTTCGGCATGGCGGGCGGGCTGATCCTGATCGGCGTGTTGCTGGCCTTGATGCCGCTGCCGACCGCGATGGTGTTGCATGCGATCACGCAGATGGCCTCCAACGGCTGGCGGGCGTTCCTCTGGCGCGCGCATATCCGCTGGCGGCCGGTCGCGAACTATATGGCCGGCGCGGCCGTCGCGCTCGCGGCGTGGTCGCTCACCCGCTACGTGCCGGACAAGCCGGTCGCGCTGCTGCTGCTCGGCATCACGCCGTTCATGGCGCGGTTGCTCCCCGCCAACATCAAGCCGGATCCCGATCGACTCTGGCAGGGCACCGTCTACGGCACGATCTGCATGGGCCTCATGCTGATGACCGGCGTGTCGGGACCGCTGCTCGACACCTTCTTCCTCGGTGGCGATTTCGGCCGGCGCGAGAAGGTAGCGACCAAGGCGATGTGCCAGCTCGTCAGCCATTTCATCAAACTGATCTATTTCGGCGGCGTGATCGACCAGGCCGCGACGCTCGATCCCGTGATCGCGGCCGTCGCGATCGCAGCATCCATGCTCGGCACCACGCTGGCGCGGCGCATCCTCGAAGCCATGACCGACCAGCAATTCGTGGCCTGGTCGATGAAGCTGATCACCACCATCGCCTGCTACTATATCGCCTATGGCAGCTGGCTGCTGGTCCGCACGCCCGTGCTGGCAGCCTTCGACAAGGGAGGTTTGCAATGA
- a CDS encoding LysR substrate-binding domain-containing protein, whose amino-acid sequence MRRLLFLNGIKAFEAAARAGSFAAAGLELSVSAAAVSRMVHILEERLGVALFERKANRLLLTQAGRAYQSGLTPIFDALASLTAQVTAPSSVRVLTIGIGHTFAMRWLIPRLSEFRNEEPDIEVRFTTGGASVPFGEDWSCGIQLGTGDWPGLVAEPLFAGDLTPVCVPRLASSLKRPADLRGPSLIRVAHSPEDWPIWLRAANLARINARGPEFQFYGQALQAAADGLGIAMGIRPYIDDDLAAGRLVAPFELSVPKGMRWYLLYRSFQTEQRDFAAFRRWIMRAASEPAARPVRRTGRTGARN is encoded by the coding sequence TTGCGGCGCTTGCTGTTTCTCAACGGCATCAAGGCATTCGAAGCCGCCGCGCGGGCCGGGAGCTTTGCCGCGGCCGGCCTCGAGCTGAGCGTATCGGCAGCCGCCGTCAGCCGCATGGTGCACATCCTGGAAGAACGGCTCGGCGTCGCGCTGTTCGAGCGCAAGGCCAACAGGCTGCTGCTCACGCAGGCGGGCCGCGCCTATCAGAGCGGGCTGACGCCGATTTTCGACGCGCTCGCGAGCCTCACGGCCCAGGTGACGGCGCCCTCGAGCGTCCGCGTGCTCACCATCGGCATCGGCCACACCTTCGCGATGCGCTGGCTGATCCCGCGCCTGTCGGAGTTTCGCAACGAGGAGCCCGACATCGAGGTACGCTTCACCACCGGCGGTGCGTCGGTGCCGTTCGGCGAGGACTGGAGCTGCGGCATCCAGCTCGGCACCGGCGACTGGCCGGGGCTGGTGGCCGAGCCGCTGTTCGCCGGCGACCTTACGCCGGTCTGCGTGCCCCGCCTCGCCTCCTCGCTGAAGCGCCCGGCCGATCTTAGGGGACCGAGCCTGATCCGGGTTGCGCATTCGCCCGAGGACTGGCCGATCTGGCTCAGGGCCGCGAACCTCGCGCGCATCAACGCGCGGGGGCCGGAGTTCCAGTTCTACGGCCAGGCGCTTCAGGCCGCCGCCGACGGGCTCGGCATCGCCATGGGCATCCGGCCCTATATCGACGACGATCTCGCCGCCGGCCGGCTGGTGGCGCCATTCGAGCTCTCGGTGCCCAAGGGCATGCGCTGGTACCTGCTCTATCGCAGCTTCCAGACCGAGCAACGCGACTTTGCCGCGTTCCGCCGCTGGATCATGCGCGCGGCGTCGGAACCCGCCGCCCGTCCCGTCCGGCGGACCGGCCGCACCGGCGCGCGGAACTGA
- the uvrB gene encoding excinuclease ABC subunit UvrB yields the protein MAKKPASYEKSGKSPKTKAPKAKAPNSKASRPDVQPIGPALAELLNPAINRGDAGLGSGTGLQPPPDNSRDRRSGGEAAAHRARASTPKEFPQDNTRPMPLRPNPQPPGARDAGFGEAPQANYGTAATIPTLDPELARQLGLPTEEDDAEALARPPRSKMEALGVKATADALESLIREGRPEFRKDDGSTRVWTPHRPPRPEKSEGGVRFEIKSHYEPRGDQPTAIAELVEGINRNDRSQVLLGVTGSGKTYTMAKVIEATQRPAIILAPNKTLAAQLYGEFKSFFPDNAVEYFVSYYDYYQPEAYVPRTDTYIEKDSSINEQIDRMRHSATRALLERDDVIIVASVSCIYGIGSVETYTAMTFALKKGERIDQRQLIADLVALQYKRTQADFTRGTFRVRGDVIDIFPAHYEDRAWRVNLFGDTVETIEEFDPLTGHKQDELEFIKIYANSHYVTPRPTLVQAIKSIKSELKMRLDQLHDQGRLLEAQRLEQRTTFDLEMMEATGSCAGIENYSRYLTGRLPGEPPPTLFEYVPDNALVFADESHVTVPQIGGMFRGDFRRKATLAEYGFRLPSCMDNRPLRFEEWDMMRPQTIAVSATPSAWEINESGGVFVEQVIRPTGLIDPPVNIRPARTQVDDLVGEVRATAQAGYRSLITVLTKRMAEDLTEYLHEQGIRVRYMHSDIDTIERIEIIRDLRLGAFDALVGINLLREGLDIPECALVAILDADKEGFLRSETSLIQTIGRAARNVDGKVILYADQMTGSMERAIAETDRRREKQVEYNTAHGITPESIKKSIGDIMNSVYERDHVLVEIGGHDMTDDVISIGHNFEAVLGDLETRMREAAADLNFEEAARLRDEVKRLRATELAVVDDPTVKQRTVQGKAGAYAGAKKYGDAANLPVSAMKKKTVSSALKASGGGSGSKVHKPHLDEMHGPESLPYRGDRALPSKPFGGESRIIQPTDSRQSGPEFGPSPRSSGGAPGHRGGWKKR from the coding sequence ATGGCGAAGAAACCTGCATCCTATGAAAAATCCGGCAAATCCCCCAAGACCAAGGCTCCGAAAGCGAAGGCGCCAAATTCCAAGGCGTCTCGCCCCGACGTGCAGCCGATCGGGCCGGCGCTGGCCGAGTTGCTCAATCCCGCGATCAATCGCGGCGATGCCGGGCTCGGATCGGGCACCGGCCTGCAGCCGCCGCCGGACAATTCGCGCGACCGCCGCTCCGGGGGCGAGGCCGCCGCGCATCGCGCGCGCGCTTCGACGCCGAAGGAGTTTCCGCAGGACAATACGAGGCCGATGCCGCTGCGGCCCAATCCGCAGCCGCCCGGCGCCCGCGACGCGGGCTTTGGCGAGGCGCCGCAGGCCAATTACGGAACCGCGGCCACGATCCCGACGCTCGATCCCGAACTGGCCCGTCAGCTCGGCCTTCCCACCGAAGAGGACGATGCCGAAGCCCTGGCGCGCCCGCCGCGCAGCAAGATGGAGGCGCTCGGCGTCAAGGCGACGGCCGACGCGCTGGAATCGCTGATCCGCGAGGGCCGGCCGGAGTTCCGCAAGGACGACGGCTCCACGAGGGTGTGGACCCCGCATCGGCCGCCGCGCCCGGAGAAGTCCGAAGGCGGCGTGCGCTTCGAGATCAAGTCGCATTACGAGCCGCGCGGCGACCAGCCGACCGCGATCGCCGAGCTGGTCGAGGGCATCAATCGCAACGACCGCTCGCAGGTGCTGCTCGGCGTCACCGGCTCCGGCAAGACCTACACCATGGCCAAGGTGATCGAGGCGACGCAGCGCCCCGCCATCATCCTGGCGCCGAACAAGACGCTCGCCGCCCAGCTCTATGGCGAGTTCAAGAGCTTCTTCCCCGACAACGCGGTCGAATATTTCGTCAGCTATTACGACTATTACCAGCCGGAAGCGTATGTCCCTCGCACCGACACCTACATAGAAAAGGACTCCTCGATCAACGAGCAGATCGACCGCATGCGCCATTCGGCGACGCGCGCGCTGCTCGAACGCGACGACGTCATCATCGTCGCGTCGGTGTCCTGCATCTACGGTATCGGCTCGGTCGAAACCTACACCGCGATGACCTTTGCCCTGAAGAAGGGCGAGCGCATCGACCAGCGCCAGCTGATCGCCGACCTCGTCGCCCTGCAGTACAAGCGCACCCAGGCCGATTTTACCCGCGGCACATTTCGCGTGCGCGGCGACGTCATCGACATCTTCCCGGCGCACTATGAGGACCGCGCCTGGCGCGTGAACCTGTTCGGCGACACCGTCGAGACCATCGAGGAGTTCGACCCGCTCACCGGCCACAAGCAGGACGAGCTCGAATTCATCAAGATCTATGCCAACTCGCACTATGTGACGCCACGCCCGACGCTGGTGCAGGCGATCAAGTCGATCAAGTCCGAATTGAAGATGCGGCTGGACCAGCTCCACGACCAGGGCCGCCTGCTGGAAGCGCAGCGGCTGGAGCAACGCACCACCTTCGATCTCGAGATGATGGAGGCGACCGGAAGCTGCGCCGGCATCGAGAACTATTCGCGCTATCTCACCGGGCGCCTGCCCGGCGAGCCGCCGCCGACGCTGTTCGAATACGTGCCCGACAACGCGCTGGTGTTCGCCGACGAGAGCCACGTCACGGTGCCCCAGATCGGCGGCATGTTCCGCGGCGACTTCCGCCGCAAGGCGACCCTCGCCGAATATGGCTTCCGGCTGCCCTCCTGCATGGACAACCGCCCGCTGCGCTTCGAGGAATGGGACATGATGCGGCCGCAGACGATCGCGGTCTCGGCCACGCCCAGCGCCTGGGAGATCAACGAGAGCGGCGGCGTGTTCGTCGAGCAGGTGATCCGGCCGACCGGCCTGATTGATCCGCCCGTGAACATCCGCCCGGCCCGCACCCAGGTCGACGATCTCGTCGGCGAGGTCCGCGCCACAGCCCAGGCCGGCTATCGCTCGCTGATCACGGTGCTGACCAAGCGCATGGCGGAGGACCTCACCGAATATCTGCATGAGCAGGGCATTCGCGTCCGCTACATGCACAGCGATATCGACACCATCGAACGCATCGAGATCATCCGCGATCTGCGCCTCGGCGCGTTCGACGCCCTGGTCGGCATCAATTTGCTGCGCGAAGGCCTCGACATTCCCGAATGCGCGCTGGTCGCGATCCTCGACGCCGACAAGGAAGGCTTCTTGCGCAGCGAGACCTCGCTGATCCAGACCATCGGCCGCGCCGCGCGCAACGTCGACGGCAAGGTGATCCTCTATGCCGACCAGATGACCGGCTCGATGGAGCGCGCCATCGCCGAAACCGACCGCCGCCGCGAGAAGCAGGTCGAGTACAACACGGCGCACGGCATCACGCCGGAGAGCATCAAGAAGTCGATCGGCGACATCATGAACAGCGTCTACGAACGCGATCATGTGCTGGTCGAGATCGGCGGCCACGACATGACCGACGACGTCATCTCGATCGGCCACAATTTCGAGGCCGTGCTCGGCGATCTCGAGACGAGAATGCGCGAGGCCGCCGCCGATTTGAACTTCGAGGAAGCCGCGCGGCTGCGCGACGAGGTCAAGCGCCTGCGCGCCACCGAGCTCGCGGTGGTCGACGATCCCACGGTCAAGCAGCGAACGGTGCAGGGCAAGGCCGGCGCGTATGCGGGCGCGAAGAAATACGGCGACGCGGCCAATTTGCCGGTCAGCGCCATGAAGAAGAAAACCGTGAGCTCCGCGCTGAAGGCGAGCGGCGGCGGCAGCGGCTCGAAGGTGCACAAGCCCCATCTCGACGAGATGCACGGCCCGGAATCCCTGCCCTATCGCGGCGACCGCGCGCTGCCCTCAAAGCCGTTCGGCGGCGAGAGCCGGATCATCCAGCCGACGGACTCGCGGCAGTCGGGCCCGGAGTTCGGGCCATCGCCGCGGTCGAGCGGAGGGGCGCCGGGGCATAGAGGTGGGTGGAAGAAGAGGTAG
- a CDS encoding nuclear transport factor 2 family protein, with the protein MTVEKLNRQRVLHLLDAIARSDLEAALSCCTDDVDFLTHAPIDVLPHMGPCHGKEELGEFWRTVQERYAEIRYEVPQIVAEGDAVAAYLRVFFRKRSNDRIIQVDMAVFYTFRNGQVAQIREIIDSYDLVQQVLEREIGPLIVGERADGG; encoded by the coding sequence ATGACGGTCGAGAAGCTCAATCGCCAGCGCGTACTGCATCTGCTCGACGCCATCGCGCGCAGCGATCTCGAGGCCGCGCTGTCGTGCTGCACCGACGACGTCGATTTCCTCACCCACGCGCCAATCGACGTGCTGCCCCACATGGGCCCCTGCCACGGCAAGGAGGAACTCGGCGAATTCTGGCGCACCGTGCAGGAGCGATACGCCGAGATCCGCTACGAGGTGCCGCAGATCGTCGCCGAGGGCGACGCGGTCGCGGCCTATTTGCGCGTGTTCTTCAGGAAGCGCAGCAACGACCGCATCATTCAGGTCGACATGGCCGTGTTCTACACTTTCCGCAACGGCCAGGTGGCGCAGATCCGCGAGATCATCGATTCCTACGATTTGGTGCAGCAGGTGCTGGAACGCGAGATCGGCCCGCTGATCGTGGGCGAGCGGGCGGACGGGGGCTAG
- a CDS encoding nuclear transport factor 2 family protein yields the protein MTEHSLWRFSRALHRAINDRHFEDIEALIDEDVEWALYGPIDMFPFLGARQGKDAVLDVIHQLADNFQVRRFDRESIMLGVDSAASMLRYSLTALDSSKPISLRVAQFAQFRAGKLTSMRVLIDTFDLVEQALGRAIHLPKMTSVG from the coding sequence ATGACAGAGCACAGCCTCTGGCGTTTCTCGCGCGCATTGCACCGCGCGATCAACGACCGGCATTTCGAGGACATCGAGGCCCTCATCGACGAGGACGTCGAGTGGGCGCTCTACGGCCCGATCGACATGTTTCCGTTCCTCGGCGCGCGCCAGGGCAAGGACGCCGTGCTCGACGTCATCCACCAGCTCGCGGACAATTTCCAGGTTCGCCGCTTCGACCGCGAGAGCATCATGCTCGGCGTCGATTCCGCCGCCTCGATGCTGCGCTATTCGCTGACCGCCTTGGATTCCAGCAAGCCGATCAGCTTGCGGGTCGCGCAGTTCGCCCAGTTCAGGGCGGGCAAGCTCACCAGCATGCGCGTGCTGATCGACACGTTTGATCTGGTCGAACAGGCACTTGGCCGCGCCATTCATCTGCCGAAGATGACCAGCGTCGGCTGA
- a CDS encoding MaoC family dehydratase has translation MPFFEEIEIGHRREIGAYTFTADSIKTFAAKFDPQRFHLDEEEGKNSLFGGLAASGWHVGSACMSLLVADGQRLAREAASRGEEVAVWGPSPGFRDLRWIRPVLAGDIVTYVNVVIDKRSSASRPGWGILTARTTGTNQRGEDVYAITASAFVPMRVNVG, from the coding sequence ATGCCGTTTTTCGAGGAGATCGAGATTGGGCATCGCCGCGAGATCGGCGCCTATACGTTCACGGCCGACTCGATCAAGACATTCGCCGCAAAATTCGATCCGCAGCGCTTTCACCTCGACGAGGAGGAGGGCAAGAACTCGCTGTTTGGCGGGCTCGCGGCCTCGGGCTGGCATGTCGGCTCGGCCTGCATGAGCCTGCTTGTCGCCGACGGCCAGCGCCTGGCGCGGGAAGCCGCTTCGCGCGGCGAGGAGGTCGCGGTGTGGGGCCCGTCGCCGGGCTTTCGCGACCTGCGCTGGATCAGGCCCGTGCTCGCCGGCGACATCGTCACCTACGTGAACGTCGTCATCGACAAGCGCAGCTCCGCCTCGCGACCCGGCTGGGGCATCCTGACCGCGCGCACCACCGGCACCAACCAGCGCGGCGAGGACGTCTACGCCATCACCGCCAGTGCCTTCGTGCCGATGCGTGTGAACGTCGGTTAG
- a CDS encoding MaoC family dehydratase, translating to MTLTFEDFPPGRFGTFGPRHVTRDEIVAFAAEFDPQPMHLDEEAAGKSMLRGLSGSGWHLCSLMMRMMADGFITRAASLGSPGVDEVRWLSPLRPGDDLLLDVDVVEARTSKSRPELGIVKFKCTVRNAGGDALCEMTSPILIKRREGAV from the coding sequence ATGACCCTGACCTTCGAAGATTTCCCGCCCGGCCGGTTCGGAACATTCGGCCCGCGCCATGTCACCCGCGACGAGATCGTGGCCTTTGCCGCCGAGTTCGATCCGCAGCCGATGCACCTCGACGAGGAGGCCGCCGGCAAAAGCATGCTGCGCGGCCTGTCCGGCTCGGGCTGGCATCTCTGCTCGCTGATGATGCGGATGATGGCCGACGGTTTCATCACCCGCGCCGCTTCGCTGGGATCTCCCGGCGTCGATGAAGTGCGCTGGCTGTCGCCGCTCAGACCCGGCGACGACCTCCTGCTCGACGTTGACGTCGTTGAGGCCCGCACCTCGAAGAGCCGCCCGGAGCTCGGCATCGTCAAGTTCAAATGCACCGTGCGTAACGCCGGGGGTGATGCGCTGTGCGAGATGACGTCGCCGATCCTGATCAAGCGGCGCGAGGGGGCGGTCTGA
- a CDS encoding DUF4282 domain-containing protein — protein sequence MFSFSDLFQWDRFITPTIIKTFYWLVIALICLFGLSGIFSGLAMMAISPFGGFLMLLSSIASVVVGIVFSRIIAELILIIFRINEHLGAIRDQGGGVR from the coding sequence ATGTTTTCATTCAGCGACCTGTTTCAATGGGACCGCTTTATCACGCCGACGATCATCAAGACCTTCTACTGGCTGGTGATCGCGCTGATCTGCCTGTTCGGCCTCTCCGGCATCTTCTCCGGCCTCGCGATGATGGCGATCAGCCCGTTCGGCGGATTCCTGATGCTGCTGTCGTCGATCGCGAGCGTCGTCGTCGGGATCGTGTTCTCGCGTATCATCGCCGAGTTGATCCTGATCATCTTCCGCATCAACGAGCATCTCGGCGCGATCAGGGATCAGGGCGGCGGGGTGCGGTGA
- the ychF gene encoding redox-regulated ATPase YchF — protein MGFKCGIVGLPNVGKSTLFNALTETAAAQAANYPFCTIEPNVGEVAVPDPRLDKLAAIAKSGQIIPTRLTFVDIAGLVRGASKGEGLGNQFLANIREVDAIAHVVRCFEDSDITHVEGKIAPLADIETIETELMLADLDSLEKRVDNLSKKAKGNDKDAKEQLDLVNRTLVLLREGKPARLVERKAEEERAFGMLGLLSSKPVLYVCNVEEGSAATGNSFSKAVQDQAAKEGAIAVVISAKIESEIATISRDERADFLETLGLEEAGLDRLIRAGYTLLDLITYFTVGPKEARAWTIYRGTKAPGAAGVIHTDFEKGFIRAETIAYEDYVALGGEAGARDAGKLRLEGKEYVVADGDVMHFRFNT, from the coding sequence GTGGGATTTAAATGCGGGATCGTCGGGTTGCCCAATGTCGGCAAATCGACCTTGTTCAACGCGCTGACCGAGACGGCCGCGGCGCAGGCGGCGAACTATCCGTTCTGCACGATCGAGCCGAATGTCGGCGAGGTCGCGGTGCCGGATCCGCGGCTCGATAAGCTCGCAGCGATCGCCAAGTCGGGCCAGATCATCCCGACCCGGCTGACCTTCGTGGACATCGCCGGCCTCGTGCGCGGTGCGTCCAAGGGTGAAGGCCTCGGCAACCAGTTCCTCGCCAACATCCGCGAGGTCGACGCCATCGCGCATGTCGTGCGCTGCTTCGAGGATTCCGACATCACCCATGTCGAGGGCAAGATCGCCCCGCTCGCCGACATCGAGACCATCGAGACCGAGCTGATGCTCGCGGATCTCGACAGTCTCGAGAAGCGCGTCGACAATTTGTCCAAGAAGGCCAAGGGCAACGACAAGGACGCCAAGGAGCAGCTCGACCTCGTCAATCGCACCCTGGTGCTGCTGCGCGAGGGCAAGCCCGCGCGCCTCGTCGAGCGCAAGGCGGAGGAGGAGCGTGCCTTCGGGATGCTCGGCCTGCTGTCGTCCAAGCCCGTGCTCTACGTCTGCAACGTCGAGGAAGGCTCGGCCGCGACTGGCAATTCGTTCTCGAAGGCGGTGCAGGACCAGGCCGCCAAGGAAGGCGCCATTGCCGTCGTCATCTCGGCAAAAATCGAATCCGAGATCGCCACCATCTCACGTGACGAACGCGCCGACTTCCTGGAGACGCTGGGTCTCGAAGAGGCCGGCCTCGATCGCCTGATCCGCGCCGGCTACACGCTGCTCGACCTCATCACCTATTTCACGGTGGGCCCGAAGGAAGCGCGCGCCTGGACCATCTATCGCGGCACCAAGGCGCCCGGCGCGGCCGGTGTGATCCACACCGACTTCGAGAAGGGCTTTATCCGCGCCGAGACCATCGCGTATGAGGACTACGTCGCGCTCGGCGGCGAAGCCGGCGCCCGCGATGCCGGCAAGCTCCGCCTCGAAGGCAAGGAATACGTCGTCGCCGACGGCGACGTGATGCATTTCAGGTTCAATACGTAA
- the pth gene encoding aminoacyl-tRNA hydrolase, with amino-acid sequence MRLFVGLGNPGPKFARNRHNVGFMAVDEIARRHGFAPWRRRFQGETSEGTLGTERVILLKPMTYMNESGRSVQEAASFFKIAPGDVTVFHDELELPPGKVRVKIGGGIAGHNGLRSISAHIGNEYRRVRLGIGHPGVKELVHGHVLSDFAKADNDWVATLCDAVAEHAALVAKGTDATFANRVHLAMQAKGFLTKDDNGKE; translated from the coding sequence ATGCGACTCTTTGTTGGGCTCGGCAATCCCGGCCCGAAATTCGCACGTAACCGGCACAATGTCGGCTTCATGGCCGTCGACGAGATCGCGCGGCGTCATGGGTTTGCGCCCTGGCGCCGCAGGTTTCAGGGCGAGACCTCGGAAGGCACGCTCGGCACCGAGCGCGTGATCCTGCTCAAGCCGATGACCTACATGAACGAGTCCGGCCGCAGCGTTCAGGAAGCGGCAAGCTTCTTCAAGATCGCGCCGGGCGACGTCACCGTATTCCATGACGAACTCGAACTGCCGCCGGGCAAGGTGCGGGTGAAGATCGGCGGCGGCATCGCCGGCCACAACGGCCTGCGTTCGATCTCCGCCCATATCGGCAACGAGTACCGCCGGGTGCGGCTCGGCATCGGTCATCCCGGCGTCAAGGAGTTGGTGCACGGCCACGTGCTGTCGGACTTCGCCAAAGCGGACAACGACTGGGTGGCGACGCTCTGCGACGCGGTGGCCGAGCACGCGGCACTGGTTGCCAAAGGCACGGACGCGACCTTCGCCAACAGGGTGCACCTCGCCATGCAGGCGAAGGGATTTTTGACCAAGGACGACAACGGCAAGGAATAA
- a CDS encoding 50S ribosomal protein L25/general stress protein Ctc: MATVKELKATARPKSGKGAARAERRAGRVPGVIYGNNQPPLTISVDDRELRSRILAGRFLTTLVDIDLEGNKHRVIPRDYHLDPVKDFPIHVDFMRLGEGATIRISVPLHVVKAEGSPGVKRGGAVNIVAHAIELECGVENIPQFIEADVGSLEIGHSLHLSDIKLPAGVKALTAEDATLVTIVPPSGYAEELKAAAAAPAAGAAAPAAGAAPAAGAAAPAAAAKAPAAKAPAGGDKKK, translated from the coding sequence ATGGCGACCGTCAAGGAATTGAAGGCGACCGCACGTCCGAAGAGCGGCAAGGGGGCCGCCCGGGCTGAGCGTCGCGCCGGGAGAGTGCCCGGAGTGATCTACGGCAACAACCAGCCCCCGCTGACCATCTCGGTTGACGATCGCGAACTGCGCTCGCGCATCCTCGCCGGCCGGTTCCTGACCACGCTGGTCGATATCGATCTCGAGGGCAACAAGCACCGCGTGATTCCGCGCGACTACCACCTCGATCCGGTCAAGGATTTCCCGATCCACGTCGACTTCATGCGGCTCGGCGAAGGCGCCACCATCCGCATCAGCGTTCCCTTGCACGTGGTGAAGGCTGAAGGTTCGCCCGGCGTGAAGCGCGGCGGCGCCGTCAACATCGTTGCGCATGCGATCGAGCTCGAGTGCGGCGTGGAGAACATCCCGCAGTTCATCGAGGCTGACGTCGGTTCGCTCGAAATCGGCCACTCGCTGCATCTCTCCGACATCAAGCTGCCGGCCGGCGTGAAGGCGCTGACCGCCGAGGACGCGACCCTCGTCACCATCGTGCCGCCGTCCGGCTACGCCGAAGAGCTGAAGGCCGCGGCTGCTGCTCCGGCTGCGGGTGCTGCTGCTCCGGCGGCTGGTGCCGCTCCGGCTGCTGGTGCTGCTGCTCCGGCAGCGGCTGCCAAGGCCCCGGCTGCCAAGGCTCCCGCCGGCGGCGACAAGAAGAAGTAA
- a CDS encoding accessory factor UbiK family protein, protein MTQTNNRFFDEIGRLMNDAAGAAQGVKREFDTVMRTQAEKFLRDMDLVKREEFEAVKDMARLAREENEALKARIAALEAKLGG, encoded by the coding sequence ATGACCCAGACCAACAACCGGTTTTTCGACGAGATCGGCCGCCTGATGAACGATGCCGCCGGTGCCGCGCAGGGTGTCAAGCGCGAGTTCGACACGGTGATGCGCACCCAGGCCGAAAAATTCCTGCGCGACATGGACCTGGTCAAGCGCGAGGAGTTCGAGGCGGTCAAGGACATGGCGCGCCTGGCGCGTGAGGAGAACGAGGCTCTGAAGGCGCGCATCGCGGCGCTGGAGGCCAAGCTCGGCGGGTAG
- a CDS encoding dienelactone hydrolase family protein gives MIDQQIAIPTKDGHTATFISHPERGGPFPVVLFYMDAPAIREELRDMARRLATSGYYVMLPNLYYRSGVMELGALPADPNAPERKRMFALMGSLTIPMIMDDTRALLTYAEGQAAANTKLVGTVGYCMSGRYAVNAATHFPDRVKAAASVYGTQLATDQDDSPHLAAAKTKAELYFACAETDIYAPAEIIEKVKQGMSGAKAEVEIYPGTHHGFAFPKRPVYDRDAAERHWERLLALYRRNLV, from the coding sequence ATGATCGACCAGCAGATCGCGATCCCCACCAAGGACGGCCACACCGCAACCTTCATCAGCCATCCCGAGCGCGGCGGGCCGTTTCCGGTCGTCCTGTTCTACATGGACGCGCCGGCGATCCGCGAAGAGCTGCGCGACATGGCGCGCCGGCTCGCGACATCAGGCTATTACGTGATGCTGCCGAACCTCTATTACCGCTCCGGGGTGATGGAGCTCGGCGCGCTTCCGGCCGATCCGAACGCGCCGGAGCGCAAGCGCATGTTCGCGCTGATGGGATCGCTCACGATCCCCATGATCATGGACGACACGCGGGCACTGCTCACCTATGCCGAGGGCCAGGCGGCCGCGAACACCAAGCTGGTCGGCACCGTCGGCTACTGCATGAGCGGCCGCTACGCCGTCAACGCCGCCACGCATTTCCCCGATCGCGTCAAGGCCGCCGCTTCGGTCTACGGCACGCAGCTCGCAACCGACCAGGACGACAGCCCGCATCTCGCGGCGGCCAAGACCAAGGCCGAGCTCTACTTCGCCTGCGCCGAGACCGACATCTACGCGCCCGCCGAGATCATCGAGAAGGTGAAGCAGGGCATGAGCGGCGCCAAAGCCGAAGTCGAAATCTATCCCGGCACCCATCACGGCTTCGCCTTCCCCAAGCGTCCGGTCTATGATCGCGACGCCGCCGAGCGGCATTGGGAGCGTCTGCTGGCGCTCTATCGCCGCAATCTCGTCTAG